The following coding sequences lie in one Rutidosis leptorrhynchoides isolate AG116_Rl617_1_P2 chromosome 4, CSIRO_AGI_Rlap_v1, whole genome shotgun sequence genomic window:
- the LOC139844162 gene encoding uncharacterized protein has product MSRPILLVSLLLFLVFTSQFEWNQHIVNEVEARPLDVSQKQHYLLDKEESVKEKIILSQEKHIQKLKSLVQSLQEQLMACKGKDEVVNDTTGSLTEQLNEINHHQIME; this is encoded by the exons ATGTCGAGACCGATTTTATTGGTTTCGTTGCTACTGTTTTTGGTGTTCACTTCTCAGTTTGAATGGAACCAACACATTGTAAATGAGGTTGAAGCAAGACCCTTGGATGTTTCTCAAAAGCAGCATTATTTATTGGATAAAGAAGAATCTGTTAAAGAGAAG ATTATTCTATCACAAGAGAAGCATATTCAGAAACTTAAGTCACTAGTGCAGAGTCTTCAGGAACAGTTAATGGCATGCAAGGGCAAAGATGAGGTTGTGAATGACACTACAGGATCTTTGACAGagcaacttaatgaaataaatcaTCACCAAATTATGGAGTAA